A single region of the Lysinibacillus sp. B2A1 genome encodes:
- a CDS encoding EamA family transporter → MNSKIIGAIFLSLAASIWGAMYVVVKVVVEVVPPLELVWIRYVIAVIALATIGICMKQSWSIAKRDWLMIFLVGLIGNAISIVTQEMGTMLSTAQMGAIITSTTPAFMVLFARFILKEKITFKKCFSIVLATIGVGIIVGNGQIDVSQQLGGFYLLVAALTWALMSVLVKKIPQQYSQIVITTYSSLVAVCLLTPVVVPRLKYLDISSILQPTISGGLIYLGIVSTAGGFLLWNKGLQLMNASSGGLFFFFQPIVGTFLGWLLLDETIGLSFWLGTMLIFSGVFLVIKEE, encoded by the coding sequence ATGAATAGTAAAATAATAGGTGCCATTTTTTTATCGCTTGCAGCAAGTATTTGGGGGGCGATGTATGTTGTCGTAAAAGTAGTAGTAGAGGTTGTTCCACCCTTAGAACTTGTGTGGATTCGTTATGTGATTGCTGTCATTGCACTTGCTACTATTGGTATCTGTATGAAGCAATCATGGTCTATAGCTAAAAGAGATTGGTTAATGATTTTCCTTGTTGGTCTGATTGGTAATGCAATCTCGATTGTCACACAGGAAATGGGGACAATGCTTTCTACTGCTCAAATGGGTGCTATTATTACTTCAACTACGCCTGCTTTTATGGTTCTGTTTGCACGCTTTATTTTGAAAGAAAAAATAACATTCAAAAAATGTTTTTCCATTGTACTAGCAACGATTGGCGTTGGCATTATTGTTGGAAATGGACAAATTGATGTTAGCCAACAATTAGGCGGCTTTTACTTATTAGTTGCCGCATTGACTTGGGCACTAATGTCTGTATTAGTGAAGAAAATCCCACAGCAATATTCTCAGATTGTTATTACTACTTATTCATCTTTGGTGGCTGTGTGTTTACTAACGCCTGTTGTTGTTCCTAGATTAAAATATTTAGATATATCTAGTATTTTGCAGCCAACAATTTCAGGTGGATTAATTTATTTAGGTATTGTTTCCACAGCTGGCGGTTTTTTATTGTGGAATAAGGGACTTCAATTAATGAATGCTTCCAGTGGAGGATTATTCTTTTTCTTCCAACCAATCGTCGGAACCTTTTTAGGCTGGCTACTGTTAGATGAAACAATTGGACTTTCATTTTGGCTCGGTACCATGTTGATTTTTAGTGGTGTTTTTCTAGTGATTAAAGAGGAATAA
- a CDS encoding DUF421 domain-containing protein produces MKDVSYLQIAIETIITFFVLLALTRFLGKKQLSQLTFFNYVTGITIGSIAANMIVLSTKDYMKDLLSLVIWCLLTILIGFISLKSGKIRVILDGQPTIVIKHGRIDRKALKRTGINIDDLTMMTRQYQIFSIAEIDYAILEPNGTLSILKKPAFQGVQKRDFKIYPTTPAFIPIEIITDGKLLLRNLLEVGKSIDWLNNELKKANIKEIEEVFFAEIQSDGSLFIQKF; encoded by the coding sequence ATGAAAGATGTAAGCTACCTACAAATAGCTATTGAAACCATTATAACCTTTTTTGTTCTTCTAGCTTTGACTCGTTTTTTAGGCAAAAAACAATTAAGTCAGCTGACTTTTTTTAATTATGTTACAGGGATAACGATAGGCTCCATTGCTGCGAACATGATTGTTCTAAGTACAAAAGATTATATGAAAGATTTACTCAGTCTTGTCATTTGGTGTTTACTCACTATACTTATTGGTTTTATCAGTCTTAAGTCAGGAAAAATTAGAGTAATCCTAGATGGTCAGCCTACAATTGTCATAAAACATGGAAGGATAGACAGAAAAGCATTAAAAAGAACAGGCATTAATATTGATGACTTAACGATGATGACTAGACAATATCAAATTTTTTCAATCGCCGAAATAGATTATGCCATTTTAGAACCTAATGGGACACTTAGTATTCTCAAAAAACCAGCGTTTCAAGGGGTACAAAAAAGAGATTTTAAAATTTATCCTACAACTCCAGCATTTATACCTATAGAAATCATTACAGATGGAAAATTATTATTGAGAAATTTATTAGAGGTTGGCAAAAGTATAGATTGGTTAAATAATGAATTAAAAAAGGCTAATATAAAAGAAATTGAAGAGGTATTTTTTGCTGAAATACAATCAGATGGAAGTTTATTTATACAGAAATTTTAG
- a CDS encoding peroxiredoxin: protein MAVTTFKASTYLKDKVLVEANVRGHKIIIDEPKELGGDDQGANPVELVLSALGACQSIVARIYANKLKIDLKNFWVELEGDLDIDGFLGKSDVRPGFLTIRYTFHIETSASEEKVEEFKKIIEAHCPVGDTIANTVNLVSAGIVIENTIA from the coding sequence ATGGCAGTAACAACATTTAAGGCAAGTACATATTTAAAAGATAAAGTTTTGGTAGAGGCCAATGTAAGAGGGCATAAAATTATAATAGACGAACCAAAAGAATTAGGCGGAGACGACCAAGGTGCAAATCCTGTAGAGCTTGTTCTTTCTGCATTAGGTGCGTGTCAATCAATTGTCGCAAGAATTTACGCAAATAAATTGAAAATAGACCTAAAAAACTTTTGGGTTGAATTAGAGGGAGACCTTGATATAGATGGTTTTTTAGGGAAATCTGATGTAAGACCTGGATTTTTAACGATTCGATACACTTTTCATATAGAAACGAGTGCATCAGAAGAGAAGGTGGAAGAATTTAAAAAAATTATTGAAGCACATTGCCCAGTAGGTGATACCATTGCAAATACTGTCAATCTTGTTTCTGCAGGCATTGTCATTGAGAATACAATCGCTTAA
- a CDS encoding branched-chain alpha-keto acid dehydrogenase subunit E2, which produces MGEEVTAVGWDAIDQALLQVYGEQEPMHYGTMIPYSLGGEDPLDGISAYKSETPIPHWHFVTYGFTELYEKEFENEEYSGYGFELTFRLVRNENEEEPPAWALNLLQNMGRYVFNSGNVFRTGDYLDANGPICLDADTQLTALAFTQDPELAEIDTPNGKMEFIQMVGITEDELEAMQTWNTLGMLQAGIQQIPSYITDLTRASLLENPQIAETAEQGMMKEGSNTGFLFVGQLAWQVEKKDWFNKQSHVIQLGAKQADVISKLLRGRILKDRSLSLVGQNITIMFKAADQVGYHEDEQKITITLNRAAVDELSQKLVPQESQFELTSLAGVSFQILKTHIKNQEGAVVKTIG; this is translated from the coding sequence ATGGGTGAAGAAGTAACAGCAGTTGGTTGGGATGCGATTGATCAAGCACTATTACAGGTGTACGGTGAGCAGGAGCCAATGCATTATGGAACAATGATTCCTTATTCACTAGGTGGAGAAGATCCTTTAGATGGGATAAGTGCCTATAAAAGTGAAACACCGATTCCACATTGGCATTTTGTTACATATGGTTTCACGGAATTATATGAAAAAGAATTTGAAAATGAGGAATACAGCGGATATGGATTTGAATTGACATTTCGATTGGTGCGCAACGAGAATGAGGAGGAGCCACCTGCTTGGGCTTTAAATTTACTGCAAAATATGGGTAGATATGTTTTTAATAGTGGCAATGTTTTTAGAACAGGAGATTATTTGGATGCAAATGGTCCCATTTGTCTTGATGCAGATACACAATTAACTGCGCTGGCCTTCACACAAGATCCAGAGCTTGCTGAAATCGATACACCAAATGGCAAGATGGAGTTTATCCAAATGGTTGGCATTACAGAGGATGAGCTAGAAGCGATGCAGACGTGGAATACACTGGGTATGCTACAGGCGGGCATCCAACAAATACCAAGCTATATCACTGATTTAACGCGAGCTTCATTGTTAGAAAATCCTCAAATTGCAGAGACCGCTGAACAGGGAATGATGAAAGAGGGCTCCAATACTGGCTTTCTTTTTGTAGGTCAGCTGGCATGGCAAGTGGAGAAAAAGGATTGGTTTAACAAACAATCTCATGTCATCCAGCTAGGGGCCAAGCAAGCAGATGTCATTAGTAAATTACTTCGTGGACGAATTTTAAAAGACAGAAGTCTTAGCTTAGTTGGCCAGAATATAACGATTATGTTTAAAGCGGCTGATCAAGTAGGCTATCATGAAGATGAACAGAAAATTACGATTACATTGAACAGGGCAGCAGTAGACGAGCTAAGTCAAAAGCTAGTGCCACAAGAAAGTCAATTTGAATTAACTTCTTTAGCTGGTGTCAGCTTTCAAATTTTGAAAACGCATATTAAAAATCAAGAAGGAGCGGTTGTGAAAACAATCGGATAA
- a CDS encoding GNAT family N-acetyltransferase yields the protein MQIMTIEGVPYEWINQLQEIHAHVFDGANLPVEKLERKEGLLCLLAIEAKRIIGFKLGYIHPDGVFYSWLGGVHAAKRGQGIASLLMRQQHTCILAMGFKKVRTYGRNERKAMLITNLKHGFDIVSTFVDDKGRHKIVFEKLLE from the coding sequence ATGCAAATTATGACGATTGAAGGTGTACCTTATGAGTGGATCAACCAATTACAGGAAATACATGCGCATGTCTTTGATGGTGCTAATTTGCCAGTAGAAAAGTTAGAGAGAAAAGAGGGCCTACTTTGTCTATTGGCGATTGAGGCTAAACGTATTATTGGCTTTAAACTGGGCTATATCCATCCAGATGGTGTTTTTTATAGCTGGCTAGGCGGTGTTCATGCAGCAAAGCGTGGTCAGGGAATTGCTAGTTTGCTTATGCGTCAGCAGCATACATGTATATTGGCAATGGGCTTTAAAAAAGTTCGTACATATGGTAGAAATGAGAGAAAGGCAATGCTTATCACAAATCTTAAACACGGATTTGATATTGTTTCAACATTTGTTGATGACAAAGGTCGACATAAAATAGTATTTGAAAAATTATTGGAATAG